The following DNA comes from Rhodanobacter sp. AS-Z3.
CGGTAATGCCTTCGATCTGCGCCAAGGCATGGACGGCCGCGGTCGGCTTGCTACCCACGATGTAGAAGCGCGCACCCGGGCAGCGAGAAATAACCTGCGGCCAGACTTCGCGCGCGAACCATTGCACCGCGTGAACGTTGGCGCGGTAATCCATCGCACCAACGAACACCACGACCTGCTCGGCTGAGCGGTAAGGGTTCGCGTGCGTCTGCGCGGGGTCCCAATACGCGCCGTCGACACCATTGGGAATGCCATGGATCTTGGCGGCAGCGCCAGGCACCTGCTTGCGAAAGAATGCCGCTTCCGTTTCCGAGACCAGCACGCTGGCGTCAAACGCTTCGGCCACCGCGCGCTCGAACTGGGCCAGTCGCCTGGCTTCGCGCTGATAAATCATGCGCTTGACGCCGCGATGGGCGTGCGCGTATTGCCGCCACTTGTCCGAATCCACATCGACGAAATCCATGATCCGCCGCAGTTCGGAGTGTTCCATCACGAGCGGCGCCACGCCGGACGAATAGCACACCACCAAGTCAATCTTGTGCTCGGCCAACAGGCCTTCGATCCAGCGCCTCATCACACGGTCGCGGTAAGCGCCGATCGTCAGCGGCTCACCCCGGAGCAACGAACCCAGCGCCCGCCAACGCACTGACCAGGGCGACAACGGTCGCACACAGACCTCGGCGCAAAGGCTCTCGACCGGCGCAAGGTACTGCCAATCGTGAGGATCATCCACGAAGGTGCCGAGGTACACGCGATAGTGTTCTGCGAGCCGGCGCAAAACATGGAACGAGCGAATTTTGTCGCCCTTGCTGGGCGGCCAGGGCAGGCGGTGACAGAGCAACAGTACCGAGCGCATGCGCTACACCAGATCCCGCGCGAGCCAGGGGCCCACCGCGCAACTGACCGGCAACGGCAGACGCTGCCAGGCCTTGATGAACAGGCTGTACTTGCGGTTCGTGGGACTGAGATTGGGCACTTCGCTGGCGCCCACCAGATGGTAGGCATAGGGCAACGGCTGCGGCTCGAAGCCCCAATGCTTCTTGAAGTTATACGAACCGGTACCCTGCTTGCTGCGGCCGAAGTCGAACACCCGCGCGCCGCGATCCACCGCGCGCTGCATCACCGACCAGTACATGAAATCGTTCGCCGCCAGATCACGGCCGCGCGCCACGCTGCCGCCGTAATAGGGATGCACTTCGTCGCGGTAGTACAGACTCATCACCGCGGCCACTGGCTGTCCCTGATGAGTGACGACGGTAATTTCGCAATCGTCGCCGAAGACTTCTTTCAGGCGCAGGTAGTACTTGCGCGACAACACGGGCGTACCCAGATTACGCACGCTTTCGGCGTAGACCCGATAGAACTCGGCAACCGTAGCGTCGTGCCTAGCCTCAAGGCCCAGCGTAATGCCCTTGCGCACCATCGCGCGCTGCTTGCGCGGGATCGCCTTCATGTTCGTTTCGTGGTCCGGATCAATCGTCTTGCGGAAGCTGACGTACAACTCTTTGACCGGCCAGTCCGCGTGGCGCAACTCACGATCACGCAATTCGAGATAGTCCACGCGCAGTTCATCGGCCAGCGCAGTGGCGGCGCGCGTAAGTTGCGCTTCACTCTCCGCGTCATCCGCCACGATGCCGCCGTACACGCAGAGCGGCGTGGAAATCAACGAGTGACCGAACAGCCGACTGCGTATTTCCGCCAGCGGCAGTACGCCGGTGATTACGCCGTCGCGCTCCGCGTACAGGTAGTGGCAGCGGTGCCCTAGCTGCTGCTCGATGATGTTGCGCCAGGCCGCACGATGGAAAAACGTGGCCTGCGGCGCGTTCTGCGCGAATGCATCCCAGCGTGTTTCTTCACCGATACCCAGACGCTTGATGGCGCAAGTGTCGGCAGAACGACTGTCGTCCGCTTGATCCAGCATGTCCTTTGATCCTTCAGTCGGCGCCGCGTTCGGTGGCCTGCAACGCCACCGAGGGATAGTCGGCATGCCCTTCGGCGAGAAATATCCGGTCCATGCGATCGAACCGGAAGTCGTGCATCAATTGTTCGAGTCGGGGCACCGTGCGCGTCAAATTCAGATAGTGCCGCACGCGGTTTTTCAGCGTGACGCCCGGAACGCGCGGCTGCTGCGGATCGACTTCCCACGGATGGAAATAGAACACACCCGAAGCTTGTTCCTGCTCGTTCACGTGACGCAGGCCGCGCTTGAACAACGCGTAGGGCAGCAGGCGAAAATACCCGCCGCCACCGCAAGGCCAGTTGCGTCGCCAGCGCTGCGCGGTGGTTACCGGAATCTCCAGCAGCCCCGAAGGCTCGGCGAAAAAGGCGAATCGCGGCGCCTCTGGCATGCCGTACAAGTCGTGATGCAGCGGCACGATGCTGGAACTGTAGCGATAACCGGCTTCGCGCAATTCCTGGTGGGCCCAGAGGGTTCCGGGGCCGACGGAGTAACTCGGCGCGCGGTAACCAACCACCGCAGCACCGGTCAGGTCTTCCAGCAAATGCTTCGTACGTACAATTCCGTCGCGAAACTGGTCGGGCGTCAGCGTGGTCAGTCGCTCGTGACCGAAGCCGTGGCTTGCCACTTCATGGCCGGCTGCGTTGATGTCACGCATCAAGGCCGGGAAGCGCTCGGCCACCCAGCCAAGGATGAAGAAGGTCGCGTGTACCTGATGACGCGCGAACAAATCCAGTACGCGCCGGGTATTGTCTTCAACGCGCACCGGCCATTGCGGCCAATCCTCGCGCGCAATGCATTTTTCGAAAGCGGAGACCTGGAAGTAGTCCTCGACGTCCACCGTCATGGCGTTGATGATCGGCTCGGCTAGCGGCGACAGCGAGCTCATTTGTGCTTGCGCCTGGATCGTCCGTCGTCGAGGTTGGACGCCTCGTCACCCCTGAACGACGCTGACGCAGGCGCGGTTTTCAGCATCTCCCTGAGCTGGATGTTCTCATGCATCAACTGCAACAGGATGTTGTTGCGTTGCTTGAGATCAAGCTCGGTAAAGCCGACGTCGCGCTGGGTAGGGGCAGCGACCACTTCGGGTTCCTGGCGCTGGGTGATGACGGGACCTTCCAGCGTCTGTGGCACGTCGGCCATCTCGTCCTCGATTTCATCGAGCACGACGTTGAGTGCTGTCTGGTCCAGGCTGTGCAGTTCTTCCAGGTACCCGTGCAGCAGCAGGCGGTCCATGATCAGGTTGACCTTGCGCGGGATACCACGACCTGCCTGATGCACGCCGGGGAAAATCTCGGGTGCCAGCTCCGGGTCGTGATCCCAGCCCACCGCATGCAAGCGGTGCAGGATATATTCGCGGCACTCTTCCACACCCATCGGATCGAGTTTGTGCGAGGCAATGATCCGCTGCCGCAACTGTTCCATATGGTTGTTGACGATGGTGGCCTGCAGTTCGGCCTGACCGATCAGAAAAACCTGCAGCAACGCCTGACCGTCAACCTCGAAATTCGACAATATGCGCAACATTTCCAGCGCGGTCGAAGTGAGCGTTTGCGCTTCGTCCACCACCAGCAAGGCATGCGAATAGCGCCCGCGCAACCGGATGAGGTGCCGCCGCACATCCTGCAGCAAGGATTCCTTGCTGCGACCCTCGTAGGGCAAGTCAAACGCTGACGCGACGGCTGGCAGGATGTCCTCGCCATCCAGGTTGGCCGAGGCAATACCCGCGCGGGCTATGTTGCGATGGGTGAGTTCTTCGAACAACTTCTGGATCAGCAACGTTTTGCCGGTACCGACTGCACCGGTAATCATCACAAAGCCCTCGCCCTGCTCCAGTCCGTAGAGCAGGTAGGACATGGCACGCTTGTGACCCTTGCTCGGAAACAGCATGGCTGCGTCCGGAGTCAACTGGAACGGTTTGCCGCGAAGTTTGTAGAACGCCTGATACATACGGATCTCAGAACAAATGGGTCAACTGCAGGAAAATCACGTTCGCGCCGTACGTGCGCGCGCCCACAACCGGCAATGCGTAGCTGACGTTGTTGGAGTCATGACGCAGTCGCAAAGCTGCGAAGTTCTTGGGATTCAGTTGATGCGCCAGCACCACTTGCGCGTAGCGGTTGTAGCGAGTCTGTCCGTCTTCAAACTGATACCGCTGCCAACCCACGGTGGGTGTCAGCGTGGTGAACGGTCCGATGTTGAACAGCCAGTCGACATTGCC
Coding sequences within:
- a CDS encoding FemAB family XrtA/PEP-CTERM system-associated protein encodes the protein MLDQADDSRSADTCAIKRLGIGEETRWDAFAQNAPQATFFHRAAWRNIIEQQLGHRCHYLYAERDGVITGVLPLAEIRSRLFGHSLISTPLCVYGGIVADDAESEAQLTRAATALADELRVDYLELRDRELRHADWPVKELYVSFRKTIDPDHETNMKAIPRKQRAMVRKGITLGLEARHDATVAEFYRVYAESVRNLGTPVLSRKYYLRLKEVFGDDCEITVVTHQGQPVAAVMSLYYRDEVHPYYGGSVARGRDLAANDFMYWSVMQRAVDRGARVFDFGRSKQGTGSYNFKKHWGFEPQPLPYAYHLVGASEVPNLSPTNRKYSLFIKAWQRLPLPVSCAVGPWLARDLV
- a CDS encoding XrtA system polysaccharide deacetylase, with translation MSSLSPLAEPIINAMTVDVEDYFQVSAFEKCIAREDWPQWPVRVEDNTRRVLDLFARHQVHATFFILGWVAERFPALMRDINAAGHEVASHGFGHERLTTLTPDQFRDGIVRTKHLLEDLTGAAVVGYRAPSYSVGPGTLWAHQELREAGYRYSSSIVPLHHDLYGMPEAPRFAFFAEPSGLLEIPVTTAQRWRRNWPCGGGGYFRLLPYALFKRGLRHVNEQEQASGVFYFHPWEVDPQQPRVPGVTLKNRVRHYLNLTRTVPRLEQLMHDFRFDRMDRIFLAEGHADYPSVALQATERGAD
- a CDS encoding AAA family ATPase, whose amino-acid sequence is MYQAFYKLRGKPFQLTPDAAMLFPSKGHKRAMSYLLYGLEQGEGFVMITGAVGTGKTLLIQKLFEELTHRNIARAGIASANLDGEDILPAVASAFDLPYEGRSKESLLQDVRRHLIRLRGRYSHALLVVDEAQTLTSTALEMLRILSNFEVDGQALLQVFLIGQAELQATIVNNHMEQLRQRIIASHKLDPMGVEECREYILHRLHAVGWDHDPELAPEIFPGVHQAGRGIPRKVNLIMDRLLLHGYLEELHSLDQTALNVVLDEIEDEMADVPQTLEGPVITQRQEPEVVAAPTQRDVGFTELDLKQRNNILLQLMHENIQLREMLKTAPASASFRGDEASNLDDGRSRRKHK
- a CDS encoding TIGR03087 family PEP-CTERM/XrtA system glycosyltransferase; protein product: MRSVLLLCHRLPWPPSKGDKIRSFHVLRRLAEHYRVYLGTFVDDPHDWQYLAPVESLCAEVCVRPLSPWSVRWRALGSLLRGEPLTIGAYRDRVMRRWIEGLLAEHKIDLVVCYSSGVAPLVMEHSELRRIMDFVDVDSDKWRQYAHAHRGVKRMIYQREARRLAQFERAVAEAFDASVLVSETEAAFFRKQVPGAAAKIHGIPNGVDGAYWDPAQTHANPYRSAEQVVVFVGAMDYRANVHAVQWFAREVWPQVISRCPGARFYIVGSKPTAAVHALAQIEGITVTGRVDDVRPYVAHAHAVAAPLRIARGIQNKVLEALAMEKVVLATPEAWEGIEDFEGRQGCISDSPADMATEALRWLGMPEITRVPAARALVLSRFDWVGNLDTYERVLADAVPAAAVHTGGTAGLEVCP